One window from the genome of Pelagicoccus enzymogenes encodes:
- the ltrA gene encoding group II intron reverse transcriptase/maturase, with protein MSRTLLELTAKAKRDSGYRFRSLYREIDLRMLYDSFRLLRRQAATGVDGVSYAEYEKDLDANLRGLLERLANHRYRARLVRRKHIAKGSGKTRPLGIPALEDKIVQMSARRLLDAIFEADFSDNSMGYRAGRGARDASQRLASELFRGRCHWVVEADIKGFFDNMDHDWLIRMLEQRVADRHYIRLIRKWLKAGIMEEDGVVRNPTTGTPQGGIISPILANIYLHYALDLWVERVVAKGCRGQVAYQRYADDFVLGFEYGHEAEVFFVNLSSRLAKFGLSLAMGKSGVIRFSRLDPKRSRKFTYLGFDFYWARARSGKRTVKRRTSKKKFQGALKALKDWIRQERSTPLKRLARTLRAKFRGHFNYYGVIGNSPMLSQFFNAARWIVYRALNDRSQKKSYDWGGFKQMWKTLDIPNPKIIERYPLPSRCQLQPSR; from the coding sequence GTGTCCCGCACCCTGCTCGAACTGACCGCCAAGGCGAAGCGGGATTCCGGATACAGGTTCCGCTCGTTGTATCGAGAGATAGACCTGCGCATGCTCTACGACAGCTTTCGCCTCCTGAGGCGGCAGGCTGCGACGGGAGTGGACGGGGTGAGCTACGCCGAGTACGAAAAGGACTTGGACGCGAACCTGCGCGGTCTGCTGGAGCGGCTGGCGAACCATCGCTACCGCGCCCGGCTGGTCCGAAGGAAGCATATAGCCAAGGGGAGCGGGAAGACCCGCCCTCTGGGGATCCCTGCTCTGGAGGACAAGATCGTCCAGATGTCCGCCCGCCGGTTGCTCGATGCGATCTTCGAAGCGGACTTCTCGGACAATAGCATGGGGTACCGCGCCGGACGAGGGGCCCGCGACGCCAGCCAGAGGCTGGCCAGCGAGCTCTTCCGCGGCCGATGCCACTGGGTAGTGGAAGCCGACATAAAAGGCTTCTTCGACAACATGGACCACGACTGGCTGATCCGCATGTTGGAGCAACGCGTTGCCGACCGACACTACATACGCCTGATCCGCAAATGGCTCAAGGCGGGGATAATGGAGGAGGACGGCGTTGTCAGGAATCCGACTACGGGGACGCCTCAGGGAGGAATCATATCGCCGATACTGGCGAACATATACCTCCACTACGCGCTGGACTTGTGGGTCGAGCGCGTAGTCGCGAAAGGATGCCGAGGGCAGGTCGCGTATCAAAGATACGCGGACGACTTCGTCCTTGGCTTCGAGTACGGTCACGAAGCGGAGGTCTTCTTCGTCAACCTCTCCAGCCGCCTTGCCAAGTTCGGCTTGAGCCTGGCGATGGGGAAGAGCGGAGTGATCCGCTTCAGCCGCCTGGATCCGAAGCGCAGCCGCAAGTTCACGTACCTCGGGTTCGACTTTTATTGGGCCCGGGCGCGGAGCGGCAAGCGGACTGTCAAGCGTCGGACCAGCAAGAAGAAGTTCCAAGGCGCCCTGAAGGCTCTGAAGGACTGGATAAGGCAGGAGAGGAGCACGCCGCTTAAGCGGCTCGCCCGGACCTTGCGGGCCAAGTTCCGAGGCCACTTCAACTACTACGGAGTGATCGGAAACTCGCCCATGCTCAGCCAGTTCTTCAACGCCGCGCGTTGGATCGTCTATCGGGCGCTGAACGACCGCAGCCAGAAGAAGAGCTACGATTGGGGAGGTTTCAAGCAGATGTGGAAAACCCTAGACATCCCCAATCCCAAGATCATAGAAAGGTACCCGTTACCCAGCCGATGCCAACTGCAACCCTCACGATAA
- a CDS encoding IS110 family transposase, with translation MRKKHIYVGMDVHKETTVISLAHAGRNGKVEHYGTLSSSLHSMRKFLERNRKPGVKLHFVYEAGPTGFALQRRLQAWNEDCIVVSPVHVPKKAGEKVKTDRRDAEQLARMHRSGELDPIRIPDAADEAIRDLCRSRYDAKQDQRRNRQRLKSFLLRNGYSYSGKTSWNQRHRRWIRELGLQHPAQRTTLEEYVTSIDQCGERISRIELQLQLLLVDWRMYPLVQALMALKGFAWLTAAVIASELGDLRGYDSPRRLMSYLGLTTSEHTTGESVRKGSITKSGNSHARFFIGKRYKICPLGWS, from the coding sequence ATGAGAAAGAAGCATATCTACGTAGGCATGGATGTCCACAAGGAAACCACGGTCATTTCCCTCGCCCACGCGGGGCGCAACGGCAAGGTTGAGCACTACGGAACGCTTTCGAGCAGCCTGCACTCGATGAGGAAGTTCCTCGAGCGCAACCGCAAGCCGGGCGTGAAGCTGCATTTCGTCTACGAGGCGGGGCCGACGGGCTTCGCCCTGCAGCGCCGGCTGCAGGCGTGGAACGAGGACTGCATCGTGGTATCGCCAGTGCACGTGCCCAAGAAGGCGGGCGAGAAGGTGAAGACCGACCGCCGCGACGCCGAGCAGCTCGCGAGGATGCATCGCAGCGGAGAGCTGGACCCCATCCGGATCCCCGACGCCGCCGACGAGGCGATCCGCGACCTCTGCCGGTCCAGGTACGACGCCAAGCAGGACCAGCGTCGCAACCGGCAGCGGCTGAAGTCGTTCCTTCTTCGAAACGGATACTCCTACTCCGGCAAGACCAGCTGGAACCAGCGCCACCGGCGCTGGATTCGCGAGCTCGGGCTGCAGCATCCGGCCCAGAGGACGACCTTGGAGGAGTACGTCACCTCGATCGACCAGTGCGGCGAGCGGATCTCGCGCATCGAGCTGCAGCTCCAGCTGCTGCTCGTGGACTGGAGGATGTATCCGCTGGTCCAGGCGTTGATGGCGCTCAAGGGCTTCGCGTGGCTCACCGCCGCGGTGATCGCCAGCGAGCTGGGGGACCTTCGCGGGTACGACAGCCCCCGAAGGCTGATGTCCTACCTCGGGCTGACCACCAGCGAGCATACCACCGGGGAGAGCGTGAGGAAGGGTTCGATCACCAAGTCGGGCAACTCGCACGCTCGCTTCTTCATCGGTAAGCGGTACAAAATCTGCCCCTTAGGCTGGTCTTGA